The genomic interval GGGCTGCGCGGGTTTTGCAGGGGCCGCCACAGCCATTCGCCTTCGCCGCTGGCCAGCATCAGGCCGTCGGAGTCGTGCACCTCGGGGCGAAAGTCGGTGCGGCTGGGCTGGTTTTCGCCAAAGCTGAACATGCTGGTCAGCGGGGCGATACCGAGGGTGCGGATGGGATTCTTCGGTGTATCACGCAGGTACAGCCGGGCTTTGACGCTCATGCGCGTCGTGGTGCCGGGCTCGATCTCGAAGCGGTAGACACCGGACACGCGGGGCGAGTCCAGCAGGGCCAGCACGGTCATGGCGGTGGCACCGGCTTTGGGGCGCTCAATCCAGAAGTCGGTGAAGCGGGGGAATTCTTCCGGCCCGCCGCCCGCCGTGTCTACCGCCAGCCCACGGGCCGACAGGCCGTAGTGCAGCCCGGCGCTGAGGGCGCGGAAGTAGCTGGCCCCCTGGAACACCACCAGTTCGTCCTTGTAGGCGGGGTTGTTCAGCGGGTAGTGCACACGGAAACCGGCGTGGCCAATATCGCCCCAGGTGGCGGGCTGCAGGGTGTTGGCCCCGTAGCTGAAATCCTTGGGGTTGAAGGTGAAGGGGCGCTCACCTTCGGGGGTGATCTCGTGCAGGCGCACCGGTTCGGTCTGGTACTTGCCCAGGTGGAAGAACATCAGCTCGAACGGCAGTTGCTCGGCCCGCCAAGCGGCCTGCTCGGGCTTGAAGCGGATGTCGCGCATCTGGTCGTAGGTGAGCTTGCGCAGCACATCCGGCGTGCGGCTGGGCACGGGGCTGTACGGCTGAGCGGCCAGCGCACGGGCGCGTTCGCCCACAGAGTCGAAATCGGTGGCCATGACCACCAACGGGATGGCCAGCGCGAGCGCGGCCAGGGAGCGGTTCAGACATTGCATGCCCAAACCTAGTGCAAACCCTAGGCCAGTGTGAAAAAAACTTTCAGATCAAGCACTTAGCCTGTTTTTCGCATGTGTAGCAAGATGTAGGGGCCGGCAAAGCGTCGCTGATTGGCGACAGGCCCCGGCAGCCAGCCCCACGCACAGGTCGTAAGTGCTTGACTTCTAGAAGAAAACCCGTTGTCGCTAGCGGGCGACAGGCGGCTCGGGGAGGTCGCTGTTTTGCGACTCGGGACCCGCATCGCCCCGGAACAATCCCGGGGTCAGCCCATGTTTTTGCAGCAGCCGGTAGAACTCGGTGCGGTTGCGCTCGGCCAGCCGGGCGGCATCGGCCACCTGGCCGTCGGTGAGCTTGAGCAGGCCCACCAGGTAGTCGCGCTCGAAGCGGTTGCGGGCCTCGGTAAAGCCCAGCACCTCCACCGTGGGTACGCGCAGCGCCCGCTGCACCAGGGCCAGCGGCACCAACGGGGTGGTACATAGCGCGCAGACCTGCTCCACCACGTTGTGCAACTGCCGCACATTGCCCGGCCAGGCGGCGGTGGACAGTTGGCCCAGTGCATCGGGTGCAAAGCCTTTCAGTGGCTTGTGGTACTTGCTGGCCAGGCGCTGCAAAAAGTGCTGGGCCAGCAGGGCAATGTCTTCGCGCCGCTCGGCCAGCGGCGGCAGGGTGAGGGTGACCACGTTGAGGCGGTAGTACAGGTCTTCGCGAAAGTCGCCGCTGGCCAGGGCGGCCTCCAGGTCGCGGTGGGTGGCCGAGACGATGCGCACGTCCACGTCGATGGACTGTTGCGCGCCCACGGGCCGCACCTGGCGCTCTTGCAGCACGCGCAGCAGCTTGACCTGCAGGGCGGGCGGCATGTCGCCAATCTCGTCCAGAAACAGGCTGCCGCCGTGGGCGCTCTGGAACAGGCCCCGGTGGTGCGCCACCGCGCCGGTAAACGCGCCCTTGACGTGGCCAAACAGCTCGGACTCCAGCAGCGCCTCGGGGATGGCGCTGCAGTTCACCGCCACAAACGGGCCGTGGGCGCGCGGGCTGGCGCGGTGGATGGCGCGGGCCAGCAGTTCCTTGCCGCTGCCGCTCTCACCCCGGATCAACACCGAGGCATCGCTGGGCGCGACCAGCCGGGCCTCGGCCAGCACCTCGTCCATCACGGCCGAGCGGCTGACGATGTCTTCGCGCCACACCTCGCCCGCCGAGCCCGGCAGGGGCCGCGCCGTGGCCGACACCGCCAGCGCCCGGCTGACCGCCGCCAGCAGTTCCTGCCCGTCAAACGGCTTGGTCAGGTAGCTGAACACCCCGCGCAGCGTGGCATCCACCGCGTCGGGGATGCTGCCGTGGGCGGTGAGCAAAATCACTGGCAGGCCGGGCAGGCGGGCCTGCACCGCGTCGAACAGGGTCAGGCCGTCCATGCCGGGCAGTCGCACATCGCTTAGCACCAGTTGCGGCCGCAGCACTTCCAGCCGCGCCAGTGCCGCTTCGGCGCTGGCCACGGCGGTGACCTGGTGGCCGGCCGCGCCCAGGCGCAGCGACAGCAGGCGCAGCATGTCGGCATCGTCGTCGACCACCAGGATCTGCACGCTGGGCGCGCTCTGTAGGCGGGCCGGGCTCATGGTGCTTTGCCCGCGCTGTTGCGCGGGGCCAGCGAGCGCTCAATGGCCTTCAGGGCCTCCAGCTGCTCGGTGAGCTGGTCGATGCGGCGCTGGCTGTCGCGCAGTTGCTGGGTCTGCCGGTTGATTTGTTCGTCCAGGCGTTTTTGCTCGGTGGCGCGGGCCGCCAGCAGGCGCGCCCAGTCGAACCAGGGCAGTGCCGCTGGGTCGGTGGCGGCCTGCACGGCTTCCAGCTGTGCCAGGGCCTTGGCGGCATCGCCGGGGTTGCGGGTGTGCAGCCAGACCAGTGCCAGGTGCACCGCGCTGGCCGGTGTAGGGGGTTCGGCGGCGATGCGGGCGGCGATGGCGGGCAGCACGTCGGGGGCCGTCTGGCGCAATTGGTCTTGCCAGCGCAGCAGATCTTGCCCGGCCAGGGCGCTAGGGTCGGGCGTGGGCAGCACCGGGGGTGGCTGCACCACTGGCGGCAGTGGTGCAGGCGGAATGTGCACCGGCGTGACCGGGCGCGGTGCGTCCGTAAAAACCGGGGGCAGCGGGCTGGCACAGGCCGCCAGCACCAGCAGGCTGGCGGTGCAAAGCCATCGCAATAGGTCAGTCATGGTTGGCATCCAGGGGTAAAAGTATGCGGAAGCAGGCACCGCCCGCGTCGGCCATCAGCTGCACGCGGCCACCGTGGGCGGCGACCTGCTCGCGCACGATGGCCAGGCCGATGCCGCTGCCGCGCGGCGGGGCGCTGAGGGTACTGCTGTTGTGGGGCGGCGGCTGGGTGCTGCCCCGGTAAAACGGGTCGAAGATGTGTTCGCGGTCGGCGGCGGCGATGCCGGGGCCGTCGTCGTTGATCTGCAGGGCGATGTGCCGCTCGTCGCTGCTGCCCAGCAGGCCCACCCACCAGCGGATACGCCCGCCCGCCGGGCTGAACCGGATGGCGTTGGACAGCAAATTGCCCAGCGCCATGCCCAGTCGCTCCGGGTCCACCGGGTGGCTCAGCGTGGCATCGCCTTCCACCACCACGGCCAGGCTGCGGGCCTGCCAGCTCAGGCGCTGTGCCTGCACCACGTCTTCCACCAGGCTGTGCAGCAGGGTGGGGCGGCGCTGCAACTGCCGGGCATCGAAGGCGGCGGCGTTGTAGCGCAGCAGGTCTTCAATCTGTTGCTGCAACACGCTGGTGTTGTGCTGCAGGATGGCGACGATCTCGGCCTGCTCGGCACCCAGTGCGCCGCCCACGCCCTCGCTCAACAGAGCCACGCCTTCGCGCAGGGCGGCCAGCGGGGTTTTGAGCTCGTGCGAGGTGTGGCGCAGAAAGCGGGCCTTGTCTTCGTCCAGCTCGGTCAGGCGCAGGCGCAACCAGTCGAGCTGGCGGCCCAGGCTGGCCAGGTCGGACGGGCCGCGGATCACCACCGGCTCGCTCAAGCGTCCTTCGCCCAACGCCACGATGGCCGCGCCCAGGCGGCGCAGCGGCTGGGTCAGCCACAGCCCAAAGGCCAGCGCCGCCGCGGCCGCCGCCACGATGGCCACCAGCACCTGCTGCACCTGGCGGTTGCGTTGGGATTCCAGCGCGTCCTGCACCTCCTGGTTGTGCTCGGCAATGCTTTGCTGCACCTGCAGCGTCAGCCCGCGCGAGATGCCGTCCAGCGTGCGGAACTCGGCCGCCACCGCCTCGCCCCGGGCTGCCAGGGCCAGCCGCCCGTCGGCCAGCTGGCTGCGCACCCGCACCACCGAGGCCAGCCATTGCTGGGCCAGCTTGGCGGTGGGCGGGTACTGGCCCAGCGGCAAGAGCATGGCCTGGGCCTGGTTGGCGGCATCGTCAAAACGCTGGCGCAACGCGTCGTCGCCCAGCACCAGGTACTGGCGGGCGGCGCGCTCCATGTCTGTACTGCGCTCGGCCAGGCCGCGGGTGGACAGGTTGAGCTGCACGCTCTGCTGCCCGGCCTCGCGGCTTTGGGCCAGCACCCCTTGCAGCGCCTGCAAACCGCTGAGCGACACCGCGCCCAGCAGCAGCGCAATCAGCACGAAGGCGAACAGCAGCAGTTGGCGGAAGGAGGCGCGTAGGGTCAAATCGGAAGGACTCCTGGGCTGGTGGCGTGGTGCCGCGGCCAGTATAAAAGAGTGTGCTGCACTGCAACATTGGAGTGCCCCCAGTAGGGCTATGCTGGATTGCAAGGCATCCGAAAGCTGCTTTTAAATTTACAAGATTTTTAGGCACTCTGTGCTTATCCAGTAAGCGTGAGCAGCTATTTATTCCATAGTAAACACCATACCAACCCCGATGCAGACTCTGACGCTCCCCCAAGCCCGTAACCTGCACCTGGCCGCCCAGGGCCTGCTCACCACGCCGCGCCGCAAGGCCACGCCCAGCGACCTGCGCCAGTGCATCCAGCGCATGCAGTTGCTGCAGATCGACACCATCAGCGTGGTGGCGCGCAGCCCCTACCTGGTGCTGTTTTCGCGGCTGGGCAGCTACCCGCAGGCCTGGCTGGATGCGGCCCTGGCCAGCGGCCAGTTGTTTGAAACCTGGGCCCACGAGGCCTGCTTTGCGCCGGTGGAAGACCTGTTGCTGCACCGCAGCTACAACCAGGGCACCCGCCGCCATTGGGGTCTGATCAACGGGCAGTCGGTCCAGGCCCGCCAGCGCTCCGAGCTCGATGCGTTGCTGGCCCACATCGGCACAAACGGCCCCGTCAAGTCCTCCGCGTTCGCCCGTACCGATGGCAAAACCGGCGGCGGCTGGTGGGACCGCAAGGACGAAAAGCGCTGGCTAGAGGCCCTGTTTGCCAGCGGCGAGCTGATGGTGGCCCGCCGCGACAGCTTCCAGCGCGTCTACGATCTGGCCCACCGCGTGCACCCCCACCTCAGCGATGCGCCACTGCCCGCTGCCGCCGAGGTGCACACCGGCTTTGTAGAAAAAGCCATCCTCGCCCTGGGCATCACCCAGGCCCGCTGGGTCCACGACTACTTCCGCCAAAAGCCGCGCCTCAAGGATGCCGACCTGGACGCGCTGGTGGCGCAAGGTGTGGTGCAGCGCGTGGAAGTGCAGGGCTGGACGGCCCCCGGCTACGTGCACCACCAGCACACCGAGCTTTTAGAGAAAGCCGTTACAGGCCAACTCCGCGCCACCCACACCACGCTGTTGTCGCCCTTCGACCCGGTGGTCTGGGACCGCGAACGCGCCTCCGCCCTGTGGGGCTTTGACTACCGCATCGAGTGCTACACGCCCGAGGAAAAGCGCACCTACGGCTACTTCGTGCTGCCCATCCTGCACCGCGGGGCGCTGGTGGGGCGGCTGGACGCCAAGGCGCACCGGGCGCAGGGGGTGTTTGAGGTGAAGGCGCTGTTTGTGGAGGAGGGGGTCAAGTTGAGCGACACCGCAGTAAAGGCCGTGGCGGAGGCGATCCAGCGCTGCGCGGAATGGCACGGCACGCCGGAGGTGCAGGTGGGGCGGGTGGTGCCGGAGGGGGTGGGGGAGCGGTTGCGCGGCGCGCTGGGCAATCATTAACGCCGGAGCCGCAATGCCGGTGTGTCGCTCAGCGTGTGCACCACTGCATTTCACACGGAACACCGTCGTGGTTCCCGTCCATCTTGACACCCGGGCAGTGTGCCAAGAAGTATTTGGCCTCAGCGCACGAAGTCATCTGGGAGCACATGGTCCGACCGTCGCATCTGGACGTTGGGGCTGGCGATGGAGCCGGTAATGGTGAGATGGCTGGTGGCGCGGACTCTTTGGATGCCGCCAACTTTTTCCTCCGCTCGGCATTCAGCTCGTCCACCGTGGGCTGCTTTCGCAGTTCTTGCGACGGGCATGGAGTCTGCTGGTATTGGACGGAGCCCTTGGTTTCGCACTTGTACAGTGCGGTTGCCGCAAATGCACACGAAGAAAACAGCAGCGATACCAGCGCGGTGCATGCCGATGTGAGCAATGAGGCCATGGGTTGTCCTGTGAAAAGCGAGCGCAACACGTCCATCGTACTTGGGGTGCAATCCATGCGCCTTCGCCTTTTCTAGCCCGGCAGGATGGTGGAAACTACCTCTGCCCACCGCCAAGGAGCCCCGCTATGCCGCAAGACCCGCTGTCGCACCACTTCACCGCCATGGCCTACCAGAACGCGTGGGCGAACCACCGCTTGTTGAAGGCCTGTGCCGGGCTGGTGCAAGCCGACTTTGTGGCGCAGCGGACCGGGTTTTTTCCGTCCATCAAGGCCACGCTCAACCACATTCTTGCGGTGGACCTGTTCTACATGGATGCGTTCGAGCGCGAAGCCCGGGCAGACATGCCCCATCCCTGCCATACCCAGTTTTTTGAGGTGGCAGAACCCTTTGACACCTGTCAGGCGCTGCATGCCGCGCAGGCGGCGGTAGACCAGCGGTGGCTTGCCTATTGCGAGGCCCTGGAGGATGCCAGCCTGTCGCGTACCGTCACGATAGTGCGTGCGCAGACGGTGCAGTGCGAAACTTGCGCGCGCCTGCTGGCCCATGTGTTCGGGCACCAGATCCACCACCGTGGGCAGGTGCATGCCATGCTGTCGGGTACTGCGGTGGCACCACCACAGCTCGACGAGTTTTTCTGCGCCATGGATGCGCCGCGCAGGGCGCAAGAGCTGGCCGAACTGGGCTGGAGCGAAGCGCGCCTGTGGACTTAGAACACTTTCTGGGAGCGTTCCCGGCTTCGGCATCGGCTGCTGGAAACCATGGTCGTCTACGCCCGGGTACGTAAAAAGTACTAAGCCATTTCTGCCCCTGGCGCTTACCAAATAGGCGTAGAGAGCTATTAAAAATGTAGCCATCGGGGTCTGGCCAACCGTTTGCCGCCACGCGCCGGGCCGGCCGCCTGCTGGGGCCGCGCTATTTATTTCGCAGCTGTGTGTGCCAACGCACATACGGCACCGCACGCAATGGAAACACTCGGGCCATCCTGCATCGACGCTCCAGCGCATGCATGCAGGACTTCGGCCCGGTACCCCAAAGCTGGTTTGCTTACCTCGCCCGCCTTCAGCGTCAGCCCCTCTTAGAGACATCAAATGTATACATTACAAACTTATCCGCGGGTCCTGCCGTGGGCCGTGGCGTTGGCGGTTGGAACCCTTTCCGCCTGTGGCGGTGGTAGCGGGGGGCGCGATCCTATTTTGGGCACCGGCGGCAACGTGGGCCTGGCACCGGCGGTGACCAGTGCCAGCCCGTTGCCGGGATCCAGCCTGGTACCCATCAACACCAAAAAAATCATCGCGGGCTTCAGCAAGCCGATGGACAGCACCACCCTGACCGCCAGCTCCTTCATGCTGGCTTGTCCTTCGGGCACGCCCATCAGTGGCGTGGTGGGATATGACGCGGCCGCCCGTTTGGCCACGTTGACCCTGTCTTCCACATCCACCCTGCCGCCCAACGTGTTGTGTACCGCCACAGTGGGCACTGCCGCCAAAGACACAGCGGGATTTGCGCTGACCAGCGACTATGTGTGGACCTTCACCACCGGCGTGACCAGCGACCTGACGGCACCCACCGTCGCGAGCACCATCCATGCCAATGGGGCTACCGGCGTGCCGACCAACAGCCGCGTCGGGGCCACGTTCAGCGAAGCGGTAGACCCCACCAGCGTCAACGCCACCAGCTTCGTCTTCAAGCAAGGTGCTACCGTGGTGCCGGGCACCGTGACTTCGTCTGGTGCCAATGTGGTCTTCACCCCCACCACCGCGCTGGCCGCCAACACCACCTACACCGCCACCTTGGGCACGGGCGTGGTGGACCTGGCAGGCAATGCCCTGGCCAGCCCCTATGTATGGAGCTGGACGACTGCTGCCACGGCGGACACCACCGCCCCCACGGTCAGCCTGGTGTACCCGACCGACAACGCCACCCAGGTGTCCACCAGCAGCGCACCCAGCGCCACCTTCAGCGAGGCGATGGACGCGAACAGCATCAACGCCACGAACTTCACCGTAGCCGGCGTGCCGGGCCAGGTGAGCTTCAACGCGGCAAGCCAGGTGGCTACGTTCACGCCTAGCAGCAAGCTGGCTGCCAACACCACGTACACGGCCACCCTCAAGGGCGGTACCGGCGGCGTGCAGGACATTGCAGGCAACGCACTTGCCACCGACAAGGTGTGGCGCTTCACCACAGCCAATGTGTCGGTATTGCCACCCAGCATCAACCTGGGGTCGGCAGCGACGTTTGGCACCTTTGGTGGCACTGCGGGCATGACCAACACGGGCATCTTGACGCAGGTGAACGGCAACATCGGCACCATCGCCACCGGCACCTCGTCGATCCGCGGCTTCCATGACCGCAATGGCGACATCTACACCGAGGCCCCGGACAGCATCGGCGCGGTAAACGGCACCATCTTCACCTGCACCAACTCGGTCACCGGCCCCAACGCCGCAGGTCCGAATGCCGCCAACTGTGCCGTGGCCACCCAGGCCCGGCTGGATGCCCAAACCGCGTATCTGGCCCTGGTGGCGAAGCCGCCCGGTGCCAACCCCGGTGCGAATCTGGCCAACCTGACGCTGGCACCCGGCGTGTACACCTCGCCCAGTGGCTCTTTCATGGTGCAAGGCGGTGACCTGACGCTGGATGCCCAGGGCGATGCCAACGCGGTCTGGGTGTTCCAGATGGCCACCACCTTGACGGTGGGCGGACCCGGTGCAGCTTTTCCCCAGCGCATTGTGTTGGCGGGCGGCGCGCAGGCCAAGAACATCTACTGGCAGGTGGGCGCGTTTGCCACCATCAATGCGGCTGGTGGCGGCAGCATGTCGGGCACCATCATCACGCAGACGGGAGCCTCGTTCTCCACCGTGGGTAATACCGTACCGGTGACGCTCAATGGCCGCATTCTGTCGCTGGGTGCGTCGGTGACGCTGGTGGACACGCTGATCAACGTGCCCGCTCCTTGATCCTGCCAGCCTACCCACACCCTTTTGGAGAACCTTATGAACTTTAAAAAAACCTCGGGCGCACTGGCCTGTGCCGCGCTGGCGGCCATGGCCAGCCCGGCGGCCTTGGCCGACAGCACGGGCTGGTACGGCGGGGCCAGCGTAGGCCCGTCCAGGGCCACCATCGACGACGCGCGGATCCGCAGCAACCTGCTGTCCAACGGCTTCAGCGCCGTCGCTATCGATGACGACCGCCGCAGCACCGGCTACAAGGTATTTGGCGGCTACCAGTTCCACCCGAATTTCGCGCTGGAAGGCGGGTATTTCGATCTGGGAAAATTTGGCTTTACCGCCAACACGGTGCCCGCAGGCAGCCTGCAAGGCCAGACCAAGCTGCGGGGCTTGAACCTGGACCTGGTGGGCACGCTGCCCCTCACCGAACGGTTTTCGGCCCTGGCCCGCGTGGGTGCGAACTACGCCCGCACGTCCGACACCTTCTCGGGCACCGGTGCGGTGGGGGTCAACAACCCCAACCCCCGCAAGCGCGACACCAACCTCAAGCTGGGCCTGGGCGTGCAATATGCCTTCAGCGAGTCCCTGGCCATGCGGGCCGAGGTCGAGCGCTACCGTGTCAACGACGCGGTGGGCAACAAGGGCGATGTGGATATGGTCTCGGTCGGCCTGGTGTACCGCTTTGGCGGCCCCACGTCCGCGCCGGTGGCCCGCGCTGCAACGCCCGAGCCGGTGCGGGTGGTGCCCGAGCCCCAGGTGGTGGCCACCCCGGCACCTGCACCCATGCCGCCTCCCGCGCCTATGCCTGCGCCCGCACCCCCGATGAAGGTCACTTTTGCCGCCGATTCCCTGTTTGGGTTTGACCAGGCCACGGTGACCCCCGCGGGCCGCCTGGCGCTGGACAAGTTTGCGGCCGACGTGAAGAACGTGCAGTTCGATGCCGTCACCGTCATGGGGCACAGCGACCGCATCGGCTCCCATGCCTACAACATGAAGCTCTCGACCCGCCGCGCCGAAGCTGTGTCCGCCTACCTGGTGCAGTCGGGGGGCATTCCTGCCGCCAAAATTGCCGCCAAGGGCGTGGACGGTGCCGACCCGGTGACCAAGCCGGGCGACTGCAAGGGCAACAAAGCCACCAAAGCCTTGATCGCCTGCCTGCAACCCGACCGCAGGGTAGAGATCGAAGTCACCGGCACCCGGTAGGCGGTAAGGGCGTGCGCCGGGCTGGCGCGGGGCAAGCCCTCCAGCCCGGATAATCCCCGGATATGTTGAAAATCGAGTTCCCCGAATCCCTGCCCGTATCCGCCAAGCGCGACGAGATCATGGAGGCCATTGCCCAGCACCAGGTGGTGATTGTGTGTGGCGAAACCGGCTCCGGCAAAACCACGCAGTTGCCCAAAATCGCCCTGGCCATGGGGCGCGGCAAGCTGAACCATCCGGGGGCGCGTGGGCACCTCATCGGCCACACCCAGCCGCGGCGGATTGCGGCCAGTTCGGTGGCCAAGCGCATTGCCGAAGAGCTCAAAACCCCGCTGGGCGATGTGGTGGGCTTCAAGGTGCGCTTCCAGGACCGGCTGGGGCGCGATGCCTCGGTGAAGCTGATGACCGACGGCATTTTGCTTGCCGAGACGCAGACCGACCCTTTGCTGCAGGCCTACGACACGCTGATCATCGACGAGGCGCACGAGCGCAGCCTGAACATCGACTTTCTGCTGGGCTACCTGCGCCAGATCCTGCCGCGCAGGCCGGATTTGAAGGTGATCGTTACCTCGGCCACCATCGATGCCGACCGCTTCTCCAAGCACTTTGAATCGCGCCACGGCCCTGCGCCAGTGATCATGGTGTCGGGGCGGATGTTCCCGGTGGAGCAGCGCTACCGCCCCTTCGAGGAAAGCCGTGAATACGGGCTGAATGACGCGATTGCCGACGGCGTGGACGAGCTCTGGCGCGACCCGCACAACGCGGGCGACATCCTGATCTTCTTGCCTGGCGAGCGCGAAATCCGCGAGGCTGCCGACCACCTGCGCAAGCACGTGAGCCACCAGCCGCTGTACCGCAGCGCCGAGGTGCTGCCGCTGTTTGCCCGCCTGAGCCCGGCCGAGCAGGACCGCATCTTCGACAACCACGGCGACCGCCGCATTGTGCTGGCCACCAATGTGGCCGAAACCTCGCTCACCGTGCCCGGCACCCGGTACGTGATCGACGCTGGTACGGCGCGCATCAAGCGCTACAGTTTCCGCAGCAAAGTGGAGCAGCTGCTGGTGGAGCCGGTGAGCCAAAGCTCGGCCAACCAGCGCGCCGGGCGCTGCGGGCGGGTGGCCAACGGCATCTGCATCCGGCTCTATGACGAGGTGGACTTCAATGGCCGCCCGCGCTTTACCGACCCCGAGATTTTGCGCAGCTCGCTGGCCGGGGTGATTCTGCGCATGAAGTCGCTGCACCTGGGCGTGGTGGACGACTTTCCGTTTCTGGAGCGCCCCTCCAGCCGCGCCATTGCCGACGGCTACCAGCTGCTCAACGAGCTGGGCGCGGTGGACGATGCGAACGAGCTCACCGCCATGGGCAAGGAGCTGGCCAAGCTGCCGCTCGACCCCCGCGTGGGCCGCATGATTCTGGAAGCCCGCGACCGGCAGGCGCTGGACGAGGTGCTGGTGATCGCATCGGCCCT from Comamonadaceae bacterium OS-1 carries:
- the mdoG gene encoding glucans biosynthesis protein G, yielding MQCLNRSLAALALAIPLVVMATDFDSVGERARALAAQPYSPVPSRTPDVLRKLTYDQMRDIRFKPEQAAWRAEQLPFELMFFHLGKYQTEPVRLHEITPEGERPFTFNPKDFSYGANTLQPATWGDIGHAGFRVHYPLNNPAYKDELVVFQGASYFRALSAGLHYGLSARGLAVDTAGGGPEEFPRFTDFWIERPKAGATAMTVLALLDSPRVSGVYRFEIEPGTTTRMSVKARLYLRDTPKNPIRTLGIAPLTSMFSFGENQPSRTDFRPEVHDSDGLMLASGEGEWLWRPLQNPRSPLVTSFTTRAPKGFGLMQRDRSFASYEDTEASYERRPSAWVTPLGDWGAGRVELVQLPTPDETHDNIVAYWVPATLPAPGQPLDIAWRVDWQGDAQQRPPQAWGAQTRVGHSFATLAKNEQQYIVDFTGPALPSTGELKAVASANSNGRITESNVYRINAVGATGSWRMALRVQTLNPAQPVELRAFLTAPSSTGPQTVSETWTYIQVAP
- the glrK gene encoding sensor histidine kinase GlrK, which codes for MTLRASFRQLLLFAFVLIALLLGAVSLSGLQALQGVLAQSREAGQQSVQLNLSTRGLAERSTDMERAARQYLVLGDDALRQRFDDAANQAQAMLLPLGQYPPTAKLAQQWLASVVRVRSQLADGRLALAARGEAVAAEFRTLDGISRGLTLQVQQSIAEHNQEVQDALESQRNRQVQQVLVAIVAAAAAALAFGLWLTQPLRRLGAAIVALGEGRLSEPVVIRGPSDLASLGRQLDWLRLRLTELDEDKARFLRHTSHELKTPLAALREGVALLSEGVGGALGAEQAEIVAILQHNTSVLQQQIEDLLRYNAAAFDARQLQRRPTLLHSLVEDVVQAQRLSWQARSLAVVVEGDATLSHPVDPERLGMALGNLLSNAIRFSPAGGRIRWWVGLLGSSDERHIALQINDDGPGIAAADREHIFDPFYRGSTQPPPHNSSTLSAPPRGSGIGLAIVREQVAAHGGRVQLMADAGGACFRILLPLDANHD
- the qseF gene encoding transcriptional regulatory protein QseF, producing MSPARLQSAPSVQILVVDDDADMLRLLSLRLGAAGHQVTAVASAEAALARLEVLRPQLVLSDVRLPGMDGLTLFDAVQARLPGLPVILLTAHGSIPDAVDATLRGVFSYLTKPFDGQELLAAVSRALAVSATARPLPGSAGEVWREDIVSRSAVMDEVLAEARLVAPSDASVLIRGESGSGKELLARAIHRASPRAHGPFVAVNCSAIPEALLESELFGHVKGAFTGAVAHHRGLFQSAHGGSLFLDEIGDMPPALQVKLLRVLQERQVRPVGAQQSIDVDVRIVSATHRDLEAALASGDFREDLYYRLNVVTLTLPPLAERREDIALLAQHFLQRLASKYHKPLKGFAPDALGQLSTAAWPGNVRQLHNVVEQVCALCTTPLVPLALVQRALRVPTVEVLGFTEARNRFERDYLVGLLKLTDGQVADAARLAERNRTEFYRLLQKHGLTPGLFRGDAGPESQNSDLPEPPVAR
- the ompA_2 gene encoding outer membrane protein A, encoding MNFKKTSGALACAALAAMASPAALADSTGWYGGASVGPSRATIDDARIRSNLLSNGFSAVAIDDDRRSTGYKVFGGYQFHPNFALEGGYFDLGKFGFTANTVPAGSLQGQTKLRGLNLDLVGTLPLTERFSALARVGANYARTSDTFSGTGAVGVNNPNPRKRDTNLKLGLGVQYAFSESLAMRAEVERYRVNDAVGNKGDVDMVSVGLVYRFGGPTSAPVARAATPEPVRVVPEPQVVATPAPAPMPPPAPMPAPAPPMKVTFAADSLFGFDQATVTPAGRLALDKFAADVKNVQFDAVTVMGHSDRIGSHAYNMKLSTRRAEAVSAYLVQSGGIPAAKIAAKGVDGADPVTKPGDCKGNKATKALIACLQPDRRVEIEVTGTR